The following are encoded in a window of Amphibacillus xylanus NBRC 15112 genomic DNA:
- the metF gene encoding methylenetetrahydrofolate reductase [NAD(P)H]: protein MKTLDLFDSKKVLSFEIFPPRQPGSVNMIYDTVEQLTELDPDFISVTFGAVGQGTRSKTVEIASKIKNHYGIESVAHLPSINLSKTEALNLIREFEEQGIKNILALRGDINPNIAPKNEFNYASDLVSFIKEHGDFNIIGACYPEGHIESDSIVKDILYLKRKVDAGTDHLITQLFFDNDYFYSFQEHAAIAGINVPIQAGIMPVVNKRQIERMVSLCGVKLPKKFLAMMQRYEDNPEAMKEAGIAYAVDQIVDLITQGVDGIHLYTMNKPDIAHRIYHAINKLLVI from the coding sequence ATGAAAACTTTAGATCTATTTGATTCAAAAAAAGTCTTGTCATTTGAAATCTTTCCGCCGAGACAGCCAGGATCAGTAAATATGATTTATGACACAGTTGAACAATTAACAGAATTAGACCCAGATTTTATTAGCGTCACATTTGGAGCAGTTGGTCAAGGTACACGATCAAAAACAGTTGAAATTGCATCGAAGATAAAGAATCACTATGGGATTGAAAGTGTTGCCCATCTACCGAGTATTAATTTATCTAAAACAGAGGCATTAAATCTAATTCGTGAATTTGAAGAGCAAGGCATAAAAAATATTCTAGCACTTCGAGGAGATATTAACCCGAATATAGCGCCTAAAAATGAATTTAACTATGCGAGCGATCTGGTTTCATTTATTAAAGAACATGGTGATTTTAACATTATTGGTGCTTGTTACCCTGAAGGTCATATTGAATCTGATAGTATTGTCAAAGATATTCTCTATTTAAAGAGAAAGGTTGATGCAGGAACAGATCATTTGATTACTCAATTATTTTTTGATAATGACTATTTCTATTCATTTCAAGAACATGCTGCAATCGCAGGGATAAATGTCCCTATTCAAGCTGGGATTATGCCGGTTGTTAATAAAAGACAAATCGAACGGATGGTTAGTTTATGTGGTGTAAAGCTCCCGAAGAAATTCTTAGCGATGATGCAAAGGTACGAAGATAATCCCGAGGCAATGAAAGAGGCGGGTATCGCCTATGCAGTTGATCAAATTGTTGATCTGATCACTCAAGGTGTGGATGGTATTCATTTGTATACAATGAACAAGCCTGATATCGCCCACCGTATATATCATGCAATTAATAAACTGTTGGTCATATAA
- a CDS encoding IS110 family RNA-guided transposase produces MKLFAGLDVSSFDIKVCLLDGEGEKVKSFTVSNDLPGASELRDTVLECVNGQAVDTLRFGLESTSVYSFHPSMFLHHDEALKALGAEVFVMNPKQIANFKKSYSDMDKTDEIDAFVIADYLRFGRLPMSVVKESQYVALQQLTRSRYQLVHQVTKEKQHFLQHLSFKCNTFKEEVDSSVFGNAMMELFFEKFSLDELAQMPVEDLAAFLQEKGRNRFGNPECVAKSIQKAVRSSYRLDKVVEDSIDIILGTTIEVIRTLQKQVKEIDKAIERIMAGLTQTLVTIPGIGPVFTAGIIAEIGQIERFDDETKIAKYAGLYWRKHQSGRFTADDTSLSRNGNQYLRYYLVEAANSVRRHVPEYQAYYAKKYQEVPKHQHKRALVLTARKLVRLVDALLRNHQVYTPKRSVNI; encoded by the coding sequence ATGAAATTATTTGCTGGATTAGATGTTAGTTCTTTTGATATCAAGGTTTGTTTGTTAGATGGTGAAGGAGAAAAGGTTAAATCCTTCACGGTCTCTAATGACCTTCCTGGTGCGAGTGAGCTTCGGGATACCGTTTTAGAATGCGTGAATGGTCAGGCTGTTGATACACTCAGATTCGGGCTTGAGTCCACGTCTGTTTACAGTTTTCATCCATCCATGTTTCTTCATCATGACGAGGCTCTCAAAGCACTTGGCGCAGAGGTTTTTGTCATGAATCCGAAACAGATTGCGAACTTTAAAAAGAGTTATAGTGACATGGACAAAACCGATGAAATTGATGCCTTCGTCATCGCCGATTATCTGCGTTTTGGCCGATTGCCAATGTCCGTGGTAAAAGAGAGCCAATATGTTGCGCTCCAACAGCTTACACGTTCCAGGTATCAGCTGGTCCATCAGGTTACCAAGGAAAAGCAGCACTTCCTTCAACACTTGAGTTTTAAGTGCAACACTTTCAAAGAGGAGGTCGACTCTTCTGTCTTTGGAAATGCCATGATGGAGCTGTTTTTTGAGAAGTTCAGTCTGGATGAACTTGCGCAAATGCCGGTCGAGGATCTGGCTGCTTTTCTTCAGGAAAAGGGCAGAAATCGTTTTGGGAATCCGGAATGCGTTGCGAAATCCATCCAGAAAGCTGTTCGCTCTTCCTATCGTTTAGACAAGGTTGTTGAAGATTCCATCGATATCATTCTCGGAACGACTATTGAAGTTATTCGTACACTTCAAAAGCAGGTAAAAGAGATTGATAAAGCAATCGAGAGAATAATGGCTGGCTTGACGCAAACGCTTGTAACCATCCCTGGCATTGGGCCAGTATTCACAGCTGGAATTATCGCTGAGATCGGCCAAATCGAGCGATTTGATGATGAAACAAAGATAGCCAAATATGCAGGCCTTTATTGGCGAAAACACCAATCAGGCCGCTTTACAGCGGACGACACTTCACTTTCGCGGAACGGGAATCAGTACCTCAGATATTACCTGGTTGAAGCCGCCAACTCGGTAAGAAGGCACGTTCCTGAGTATCAAGCTTATTACGCGAAGAAATACCAAGAAGTTCCGAAGCATCAACATAAAAGAGCACTCGTCTTAACCGCAAGAAAATTAGTGCGTTTGGTGGATGCGCTACTACGCAATCACCAAGTCTACACGCCAAAAAGGAGCGTGAATATATGA
- a CDS encoding methionine/alanine import family NSS transporter small subunit encodes MSTGAIVMMIIGMLIIWGGLAASVFHAFKSSK; translated from the coding sequence TTGTCAACTGGAGCAATTGTAATGATGATCATTGGTATGCTCATCATTTGGGGTGGATTAGCAGCAAGTGTTTTTCATGCGTTTAAATCATCTAAATAA
- a CDS encoding M23 family metallopeptidase, translating to MIKIAILFLFIFQMMTNPIFAEENQNPNQERYALYKKTEAITQIPWYYLAAIDQYERVIHQDDRIISISFPDSEWYGVTNINKDHSEIAINLHNGMGIDGNADGLIDPNDPEDQLYTLAYYLSRYGITELQIQEALWQYYQRPLAVKTIKQNAKIYRTFQTIELNQRAFPIPKHFNYSYKSTWGDARGFGGRRIHEGTDIFADYGTPVRATTYGTVEIKGWNRFGGWRIGIRDLNNVYHYYAHLSGFEGNIKIGDIVEPGDVIGYVGSTGYGPPGTSGKFPPHLHYGMYKDNGENQWAFDPYPSLRRAERQ from the coding sequence ATGATCAAAATAGCTATTTTATTTCTTTTTATCTTTCAAATGATGACAAATCCAATTTTCGCAGAAGAAAATCAGAACCCAAATCAAGAAAGGTATGCTTTATATAAAAAGACTGAAGCGATAACACAAATCCCTTGGTACTATTTAGCTGCGATTGATCAATACGAACGCGTCATTCACCAGGACGACCGAATCATATCGATCAGCTTCCCTGATTCTGAGTGGTATGGCGTGACTAATATTAACAAGGACCATTCAGAGATAGCCATTAATTTACACAACGGGATGGGCATAGATGGAAATGCAGATGGATTAATTGATCCGAATGATCCAGAAGATCAGCTATATACATTAGCTTATTATTTATCTCGTTATGGAATTACGGAATTACAAATTCAAGAAGCATTGTGGCAGTATTATCAACGTCCTTTAGCAGTGAAGACGATTAAACAAAACGCTAAGATCTATCGGACATTTCAGACCATTGAATTAAATCAACGTGCTTTTCCTATACCTAAGCATTTTAATTACAGTTATAAGAGTACTTGGGGAGATGCTCGCGGATTTGGCGGTAGGCGAATTCATGAGGGTACTGATATCTTTGCTGATTACGGCACACCAGTAAGAGCAACTACTTACGGGACTGTTGAAATTAAGGGTTGGAACCGATTTGGCGGATGGCGAATTGGTATTCGTGATTTAAATAATGTTTATCATTATTATGCTCACTTAAGCGGCTTTGAAGGTAATATAAAGATTGGTGATATTGTTGAACCAGGTGATGTTATTGGTTATGTCGGTTCGACAGGATACGGCCCTCCAGGTACATCTGGAAAGTTCCCACCACATTTACACTATGGAATGTATAAAGACAATGGTGAAAATCAATGGGCATTTGATCCCTATCCATCATTAAGAAGAGCTGAAAGACAATAA
- a CDS encoding aminopeptidase, whose translation MYSFCSVERTTQESRGFSHERFKIGSAELDIDGILPDGSTEAVFRKGAWAFDI comes from the coding sequence ATGTACTCATTCTGCTCAGTAGAGCGGACTACCCAAGAATCTCGTGGCTTTAGCCATGAGAGGTTCAAGATTGGTTCTGCTGAGTTAGACATTGACGGGATTTTACCTGATGGCTCAACAGAAGCCGTTTTCCGTAAAGGCGCATGGGCGTTTGATATTTAA
- a CDS encoding homoserine dehydrogenase, producing MDTVKIGLCGLGTVGTGVVKVLRDHKARIKHMLGCDIVIEKILVNDISKPRDVAIDRSWLTSDPSELVDHDEIDVIVEVMGGIDGTHELLERALKNKKHIVTANKDLMALHGKTLLRLAKENQCDILYDASIAGGIPIVRTLVDGLASDHIEKVMGIVNGTTNYIMTKMTKEGLDFDVVLKEAQELGFAEADPSADVDGLDAARKMVLLANLAFKMELNLEDVTVKGIRQVTQEDINFAKSLGYTIKLIGIAAMDNYKAEVTVEPTLLPQDHPLALVNNEFNAVFVHGEAVGETMFYGPGAGSLPTATAVVSDLMEVVRHLRLGISGRSYIEPQFKRKLKADHEKFSRHFIRLGVEDQAGAFQEITNVFSENDVSFAKILQLPAKKKGRAEIVMVTHHISQEQLLKSMQALEKLTVVDRLISHYRVDGEE from the coding sequence ATGGATACGGTAAAAATCGGCTTATGTGGTTTAGGTACTGTTGGTACTGGTGTAGTTAAAGTTTTGCGAGATCATAAAGCAAGAATTAAACATATGCTTGGCTGTGATATTGTTATTGAAAAGATTTTAGTGAACGATATTTCAAAACCAAGAGATGTCGCAATTGATCGTAGTTGGTTAACTTCAGATCCGTCTGAGTTGGTTGATCATGATGAGATTGATGTGATTGTTGAAGTAATGGGTGGAATAGATGGAACGCATGAATTATTGGAACGTGCGTTAAAAAATAAAAAACATATCGTAACTGCAAATAAAGATTTAATGGCTCTTCATGGTAAGACATTGCTTCGACTTGCTAAGGAGAACCAATGTGACATTTTATACGATGCAAGTATCGCTGGTGGGATTCCAATTGTTAGGACGCTAGTTGATGGTTTAGCTTCTGATCATATTGAAAAGGTCATGGGAATTGTTAATGGTACAACAAACTATATTATGACTAAAATGACTAAAGAAGGATTAGATTTTGACGTTGTCTTAAAAGAAGCACAGGAATTAGGCTTTGCGGAAGCTGATCCGAGTGCGGACGTCGATGGCTTAGATGCTGCTCGTAAAATGGTTTTATTAGCTAATTTAGCATTTAAGATGGAGTTAAATCTTGAAGATGTAACGGTTAAAGGTATTCGCCAGGTGACACAAGAAGATATTAACTTTGCTAAAAGTCTTGGATATACAATTAAATTAATTGGCATTGCCGCTATGGATAATTATAAAGCAGAGGTAACAGTTGAACCTACATTATTACCACAAGATCACCCATTAGCTCTAGTAAATAATGAGTTTAACGCTGTTTTTGTGCATGGTGAAGCGGTTGGTGAGACGATGTTCTATGGTCCGGGTGCTGGTAGTTTACCAACAGCAACAGCTGTTGTATCAGATTTAATGGAAGTTGTGCGTCATTTACGTTTAGGGATTAGTGGACGTTCATATATTGAACCTCAATTTAAACGAAAGTTAAAAGCTGATCACGAGAAGTTTTCTCGCCATTTCATTCGATTAGGCGTTGAAGATCAAGCTGGAGCTTTTCAAGAGATTACAAACGTGTTTTCTGAAAATGATGTAAGCTTTGCGAAAATATTACAATTACCAGCTAAAAAGAAAGGACGCGCTGAGATTGTCATGGTAACGCATCATATCAGTCAAGAACAATTACTAAAAAGTATGCAAGCACTTGAAAAATTAACTGTTGTAGATAGATTAATTAGTCACTATCGAGTGGATGGGGAGGAATAG
- a CDS encoding transposase, with amino-acid sequence MDNWEYNGEHDYYVCPNGQKLTFQYFSNRTDRYGFTREFRVYQSENCNDCPLRSHCTKAKEGNNRRLFINKKWEEQKEYIRTKLSEEETGDIYKKRKIDVEPVFGFLKANLSFTRFSVRGKSKVENELAFALMAVNLRKYTAKIQNENNPNNPKQNRNCGNNNSMLIPQFFSSKTGYVPASTFYMTNSLLIA; translated from the coding sequence ATGGACAATTGGGAGTACAATGGAGAGCATGACTATTACGTTTGTCCGAACGGACAAAAATTAACTTTCCAGTACTTTTCTAATCGTACAGATCGTTATGGATTTACAAGGGAATTTAGGGTATATCAATCTGAAAATTGTAATGATTGTCCATTACGCTCTCATTGCACAAAAGCAAAAGAGGGGAACAATCGAAGGTTGTTTATTAATAAAAAGTGGGAAGAGCAAAAAGAATATATAAGAACTAAGCTTTCGGAAGAAGAAACTGGAGACATTTATAAAAAACGCAAAATAGATGTTGAACCAGTTTTTGGATTCTTGAAGGCTAATTTGTCGTTCACTCGATTTTCCGTTAGAGGAAAATCGAAAGTAGAAAATGAATTAGCATTTGCCTTAATGGCGGTAAACTTAAGAAAGTATACCGCCAAAATCCAAAATGAAAATAATCCTAACAATCCAAAACAAAATAGAAATTGCGGAAACAACAATTCAATGTTGATTCCGCAATTTTTCTCATCTAAGACTGGTTATGTCCCAGCCTCGACTTTTTATATGACCAACAGTTTATTAATTGCATGA
- a CDS encoding phosphatidylglycerophosphatase A family protein encodes MSEKQPKTDLERKAREWIKERGVTLEDIGELVYYLQSPYQKSLSLEECIEHVDRVLSKREVQNAVITGIQLDVLAEQGKLESPLQETILTDEGLYGIDEIIALSIVNVYGSIGFTNYGYIDKQKPGILKELNDKSSGKCNTFLDDIVGAIAASASSRLAHSIEIDNDEELD; translated from the coding sequence ATGTCAGAAAAACAACCTAAGACAGACTTAGAAAGAAAAGCACGTGAATGGATCAAAGAACGTGGTGTGACACTTGAAGATATCGGGGAGCTAGTCTACTATCTACAATCACCCTATCAAAAATCATTATCGCTAGAAGAGTGTATTGAGCATGTAGACCGTGTATTAAGTAAACGAGAAGTTCAAAATGCAGTCATTACAGGGATTCAGCTAGATGTATTAGCTGAACAAGGTAAACTTGAATCACCACTTCAGGAAACAATTTTAACTGATGAGGGCTTATACGGAATCGATGAAATTATTGCATTGTCAATTGTTAACGTCTATGGGTCAATTGGATTTACTAACTATGGCTATATTGACAAACAAAAGCCAGGTATTTTGAAAGAACTGAATGATAAATCATCTGGTAAATGTAATACATTCCTTGATGATATTGTTGGAGCAATTGCTGCTTCGGCTTCTAGTCGCTTGGCACACAGTATTGAAATTGACAATGATGAAGAACTTGATTAA
- a CDS encoding sodium-dependent transporter yields the protein MEERSQWGSRLGFLLAAMGSAIGLGNIWRFPAVAYGNGGGAFFIPYLFALLTAGIPMLIMEFTIGHKYRSSAPRSLKRISGGMEWIGWWQVIISFVISTYYPIIVAWASMYAYFSFSQAWGDNPEKFFTNDFLNMATPGEFGAFVPSVLIPLVIIWAIVFIILFRGVKKGIELANRIFIPLLLICFLLIVIRAITLPGALSGLDAFFAPDWASIMNGSVWVSAYGQIFYSLSIGFAIMITFSSYLPKNSDITNNAFITGFSNSAFELLAGIGVFAALGFMASQTGQDVSDVVEGGIGLAFMVFPEIVSQMPASALFGFLFFISLVLAGLTSMVSINETYIAALQEKFNISRRTSVLIGVGLASIISIFYATQGGLVLLDTVDYFINNYGVALVGLIEVVGIAWFARELNNLKSHADEVSDLKIGSWWQFSLRFITPLVLGYMMIQNLRTDMIHAYGDYPREFLFNFGWTIVIGAIALGAFITIKKWPNEN from the coding sequence ATGGAAGAAAGATCACAGTGGGGGTCCCGGTTAGGATTCTTACTTGCAGCAATGGGATCTGCTATAGGTTTGGGTAATATTTGGCGTTTCCCAGCGGTAGCGTATGGAAATGGTGGGGGTGCCTTTTTTATACCATATTTATTTGCATTATTAACAGCTGGTATACCAATGTTAATTATGGAATTTACGATAGGCCATAAATATCGTAGCTCAGCTCCACGTTCATTAAAAAGAATTAGTGGTGGTATGGAGTGGATTGGTTGGTGGCAGGTGATTATCTCATTTGTTATATCCACTTATTACCCGATCATTGTTGCTTGGGCAAGTATGTATGCTTATTTTTCTTTTTCACAAGCTTGGGGAGATAATCCAGAAAAATTTTTCACTAATGATTTCTTAAATATGGCTACTCCTGGTGAATTTGGTGCATTTGTACCTAGTGTGCTGATCCCACTAGTCATTATTTGGGCAATTGTATTTATTATCTTATTTAGAGGAGTAAAAAAAGGAATTGAGCTTGCGAATCGAATTTTTATTCCACTATTATTAATTTGCTTTTTATTAATTGTGATTCGTGCGATTACTTTACCAGGTGCATTATCTGGTTTAGATGCTTTTTTTGCTCCAGATTGGGCTTCAATTATGAACGGATCTGTATGGGTTTCCGCTTATGGGCAAATATTCTATAGTTTATCAATTGGCTTTGCAATTATGATTACATTCTCATCTTATTTACCTAAAAATTCAGACATCACAAACAATGCATTCATTACAGGTTTTTCAAACTCGGCATTTGAATTATTGGCTGGAATTGGTGTTTTTGCCGCATTAGGATTTATGGCTAGCCAGACAGGTCAAGATGTGTCAGACGTTGTTGAAGGTGGGATCGGTTTAGCTTTTATGGTATTTCCTGAGATCGTAAGTCAGATGCCTGCTTCGGCATTATTTGGTTTTTTATTCTTTATTTCACTTGTTTTAGCAGGATTAACATCAATGGTATCGATAAATGAAACATATATTGCTGCACTTCAGGAGAAATTTAATATTTCACGACGAACTTCAGTTCTAATCGGTGTAGGTTTAGCATCAATTATTTCGATATTTTATGCGACACAAGGTGGTTTAGTCTTACTTGATACTGTTGATTATTTTATTAATAATTATGGTGTTGCATTAGTAGGGTTGATAGAAGTTGTTGGAATCGCTTGGTTTGCACGCGAATTGAATAACTTGAAGTCACATGCAGATGAAGTATCGGATCTTAAGATTGGTTCTTGGTGGCAATTTTCGTTACGATTCATTACACCACTTGTATTAGGCTATATGATGATTCAAAATTTGAGAACAGATATGATCCACGCATATGGAGATTATCCGAGAGAATTTTTATTTAATTTTGGTTGGACGATTGTTATTGGAGCGATCGCACTAGGTGCATTTATTACGATTAAAAAATGGCCAAATGAAAATTAA
- the metE gene encoding 5-methyltetrahydropteroyltriglutamate--homocysteine S-methyltransferase — MKTAVIGYPRIGALRELKFATEQYFKGDLTEVELQKSAAQLRKRHWDKQLNKGIDFISSNDFSLYDNVLDTAVLLNAIPKKYQQLKLTPIDQYFAMARGYQGEQGDVKALAMKKWFNTNYHYIVPEIEDETRLSLVGNKPFEEFEEAKNNGVITKPVIIGAFTFLKLAKYTGQKQANDFIEDIVTAYVNIIETFEKLGAEWIQFDEPSLVMDLTKEDQTLFKQLYTEILERKGSIKVLLQTYFGDIRDIYQTAIDLPFDGLGLDFVEGRKNLTLINEFGFPNDKILFAGVINGKNIWRNRYDQTVLLINQLKVKSPSIVLNTSCSLLHVPYTLDNEHKLADTEKQHLAFAEEKLTELIELSDILKEENYQDNLEFKTRKFIFDNRDHFENLVVQDRVKSLTEQDFQRQPAFSERERLQREKFNLPSLPTTTIGSFPQTLDVKENRARFKKGEISLEHYTAFNKQKIAECIALQEDIGLDILVHGEFERNDMVEYFGEHLEGFIFTQNAWVQSYGTRCVKPPIIWGDVSRTSPITVEYSVYAQSLTNKPVKGMLTGPITILNWSFPREDISLKDCVLQIALAIREEVLDLEKEGIRHIQVDEAALREKLPLRKSDWYSEYLDWAIPAFRLVHSGVRPETQIHTHMCYSEFSDIIEDIDQMDADVITFEASRSDLSIVDVLRENQFKTQVGPGVYDIHSPRIPSVPEIKAVITHILEKMPLEKVWVNPDCGLKTRGNKEVAESLRNMVEAVNEVKRELFQ, encoded by the coding sequence ATGAAAACAGCAGTGATTGGGTATCCAAGGATAGGAGCTTTACGAGAATTAAAATTTGCAACAGAGCAATACTTTAAGGGAGACCTTACAGAAGTTGAGCTTCAAAAGTCAGCAGCACAGTTAAGAAAAAGGCATTGGGACAAACAGCTAAATAAAGGAATTGATTTTATATCATCAAATGATTTTTCGTTGTATGACAATGTTCTAGATACAGCAGTGTTACTAAATGCGATCCCGAAAAAGTATCAACAATTAAAACTAACTCCAATCGATCAATATTTTGCAATGGCTCGAGGCTACCAAGGTGAGCAGGGCGATGTAAAAGCATTGGCGATGAAGAAGTGGTTTAACACGAATTATCACTATATTGTTCCTGAAATTGAAGATGAGACTAGGTTATCATTAGTTGGAAATAAACCTTTTGAAGAATTTGAAGAAGCAAAGAATAATGGAGTAATTACTAAGCCTGTTATTATAGGTGCATTTACTTTCTTAAAATTGGCTAAATATACGGGTCAAAAACAGGCGAATGATTTTATTGAAGATATAGTGACAGCCTATGTCAACATCATTGAGACATTTGAAAAGTTGGGGGCAGAATGGATTCAATTTGATGAACCATCACTTGTGATGGATTTGACTAAAGAAGATCAAACCCTATTTAAACAACTTTACACAGAGATTCTTGAACGAAAAGGTTCAATCAAAGTACTTCTTCAAACTTACTTTGGCGATATCCGTGATATCTATCAAACAGCAATCGATTTACCTTTCGACGGCTTAGGTCTTGATTTTGTTGAAGGAAGAAAAAACTTAACATTGATTAATGAGTTTGGTTTCCCGAACGATAAAATCTTGTTTGCTGGAGTTATTAATGGTAAAAATATTTGGCGTAATCGCTATGATCAAACAGTATTATTAATTAATCAATTAAAAGTGAAGAGTCCATCGATCGTTCTTAATACGTCTTGTTCATTACTTCATGTTCCATACACTTTAGACAACGAACATAAACTTGCGGATACAGAAAAACAACATTTAGCATTCGCTGAAGAAAAGTTAACTGAATTGATCGAATTATCGGATATTTTAAAGGAGGAAAACTATCAGGATAACTTAGAGTTCAAAACAAGAAAGTTTATCTTTGATAATCGTGATCACTTTGAAAATTTAGTTGTACAGGATAGAGTGAAATCATTAACTGAACAAGATTTTCAAAGACAACCTGCTTTTTCTGAACGGGAACGTCTGCAACGAGAAAAATTCAATCTACCGTCATTACCGACAACGACAATTGGCTCGTTTCCACAAACACTTGATGTAAAGGAAAACCGTGCACGATTTAAAAAGGGTGAAATTTCTTTAGAACACTATACAGCATTTAATAAACAAAAAATTGCAGAATGTATCGCACTACAAGAAGACATTGGCTTAGACATTTTAGTCCATGGCGAGTTTGAAAGAAACGATATGGTTGAATATTTTGGTGAACATCTTGAAGGCTTTATCTTTACTCAAAATGCCTGGGTACAATCGTATGGAACAAGATGTGTGAAACCACCGATTATTTGGGGAGATGTGAGCCGAACAAGTCCGATCACAGTTGAGTACTCTGTCTATGCTCAATCACTAACAAATAAGCCAGTGAAAGGGATGTTAACAGGACCAATTACGATTCTAAATTGGTCATTCCCAAGAGAAGATATTTCGCTAAAAGATTGTGTTTTACAAATTGCTTTGGCGATAAGAGAAGAAGTGCTTGACCTTGAAAAAGAAGGTATTCGTCATATTCAAGTAGACGAAGCGGCTTTAAGAGAAAAGTTACCGCTTAGAAAAAGTGATTGGTACAGTGAATATCTTGATTGGGCAATTCCTGCCTTTCGACTCGTTCATAGTGGCGTAAGACCTGAAACGCAAATTCATACACACATGTGCTACAGTGAATTTTCGGATATTATTGAAGATATTGACCAAATGGATGCGGATGTAATTACCTTTGAAGCATCTCGTTCAGATCTTTCAATTGTGGATGTTTTACGAGAAAATCAATTTAAAACACAAGTCGGACCAGGTGTCTACGATATTCATTCGCCGAGAATTCCAAGTGTACCTGAGATTAAAGCTGTCATCACCCATATCTTAGAGAAGATGCCACTGGAAAAAGTTTGGGTCAATCCAGACTGTGGATTAAAGACAAGAGGGAATAAGGAAGTTGCAGAAAGTCTTAGAAATATGGTTGAAGCGGTTAATGAAGTTAAACGGGAATTATTTCAATGA
- the tnpA gene encoding IS200/IS605 family transposase: protein MVWCVKYRHKVLLGDIDKKLKEILNQIATDNGFTISEIEIDCDHVHLLIDCNPQHSIPNIIKALKGVSARLLFKAFPQLKKKLWEGNLWNHSYFVATVSEHTEAQIRQYIENQKVR from the coding sequence ATTGTATGGTGTGTGAAATATCGCCATAAAGTGTTGCTTGGTGATATAGATAAAAAGCTAAAGGAAATACTCAATCAAATTGCTACAGATAATGGTTTCACGATTTCAGAAATTGAAATTGATTGTGACCATGTTCATCTCCTAATTGATTGTAATCCGCAACATTCAATTCCAAATATCATCAAAGCGTTAAAGGGTGTTTCGGCAAGGTTGCTATTTAAAGCGTTCCCCCAGCTAAAAAAGAAGCTATGGGAAGGGAATCTTTGGAATCATTCTTACTTTGTGGCAACCGTAAGTGAACACACGGAAGCGCAAATACGACAATACATCGAAAATCAGAAAGTGAGGTGA
- a CDS encoding YutD family protein, giving the protein MIDRVEVEGRTYQLVENFKNGFDKNAFIERYSDILARYDYIVGDWGYEQLRLKGFFDDQNPKATFDTKFAAIDDYLLEYCNFGCAYFIVKRIDK; this is encoded by the coding sequence ATGATCGATAGAGTAGAGGTAGAAGGTCGGACTTATCAATTAGTTGAAAATTTTAAAAATGGTTTTGATAAAAATGCATTTATTGAGCGATATAGTGATATTTTAGCAAGATACGATTATATTGTTGGTGACTGGGGCTACGAGCAGTTGAGACTCAAAGGTTTTTTTGATGATCAAAATCCTAAAGCAACATTTGATACAAAGTTTGCAGCAATTGATGATTATTTATTAGAATACTGTAATTTTGGTTGTGCATATTTTATTGTTAAACGAATTGATAAATAG